The following proteins come from a genomic window of Natronosalvus vescus:
- a CDS encoding DUF7282 domain-containing protein: MVAGATAASASSTAVQDDTDEEEDAQPSASVTLSDQTTDGNAVVVDEVTMDEGGFVTIHDSTLLEGNVIGSVVGVSAYLEAGTHENVEVTLDESLEEDETLIAMPHQDTNDNQEYDFVETEGQEDGPYLTEEGEPVTDDAQVTLEVEEPVEEDEEEPEEAPEEDEEEPVEEDEEEPTDEDVVMEPDHDAVEDGVAIVGPMSVTIEQFTVEQFTIENANISVFVLDEDGEYEEVDEVDEEEDDVDEVDEEEDYADEEEDDVDEVDEEEDYADEEEDDVDEVDEEEDYADEEEDDVDEVDEEEDYADEEEDDVDEVDEEEDYADEEEEDVDEEEDVDEVDEQEVTIEQLTIESLTIEHVEIHVFVLDDDFDLDRLEEIMSDEAIDDVDEEEDVDDVDEEEEDVDEVDEEEDYADEEEDDVDEVDEEEEDVDDEDEVEDDVDEVDEEEDADEVDEEEEDVDDEDEVEDDELESFTVENLEAPENAAVGDTIMVNATISNPNDEEATQDVQFRLEGDLVESQSMTLDAGASETVEFEIDTTDVPAGEYVHMILTDAFGEVDFIELTDEMEDDETDDDEVDDEETDDEETDEDEIDDDETTDEEDTDDDDTDTDNTSDRVAIVLSGLV, encoded by the coding sequence ATGGTGGCGGGTGCCACGGCAGCATCGGCGTCGAGTACAGCCGTACAGGACGACACGGACGAGGAGGAGGACGCACAGCCGTCTGCGAGCGTCACATTGAGTGACCAGACGACGGACGGGAACGCTGTCGTCGTCGACGAAGTGACCATGGACGAAGGTGGCTTCGTGACGATACACGACAGCACCTTGCTCGAGGGGAACGTCATCGGGAGCGTAGTCGGCGTCTCTGCGTACCTCGAAGCTGGTACTCACGAGAACGTCGAGGTCACCCTCGATGAGTCACTCGAGGAGGACGAAACCCTGATCGCGATGCCGCATCAGGACACGAACGACAACCAGGAGTACGACTTCGTCGAGACTGAGGGTCAGGAAGATGGCCCGTACCTCACCGAGGAAGGTGAGCCGGTGACCGACGACGCACAGGTGACCCTCGAGGTCGAGGAGCCGGTTGAGGAAGACGAAGAAGAGCCAGAGGAGGCTCCTGAGGAAGACGAAGAGGAGCCGGTTGAAGAAGACGAGGAGGAACCGACTGACGAAGACGTCGTCATGGAGCCTGATCACGACGCCGTCGAAGACGGTGTTGCGATCGTGGGTCCGATGTCGGTGACTATCGAACAATTCACGGTCGAACAATTCACGATCGAGAACGCCAACATCTCTGTCTTCGTCCTCGATGAGGACGGTGAGTATGAAGAGGTCGATGAGGTAGACGAAGAAGAAGACGATGTTGACGAGGTAGACGAGGAAGAAGACTACGCTGACGAGGAAGAAGACGACGTTGACGAAGTCGATGAGGAAGAAGACTACGCTGATGAGGAAGAAGACGACGTTGACGAAGTCGATGAGGAAGAAGACTACGCTGATGAGGAAGAAGACGACGTTGACGAAGTCGATGAGGAAGAAGACTACGCTGATGAGGAAGAAGACGACGTTGACGAAGTCGATGAGGAAGAAGACTACGCTGACGAGGAAGAGGAGGACGTTGACGAGGAAGAAGATGTCGATGAAGTAGATGAACAAGAGGTGACCATCGAACAACTCACGATCGAATCCCTCACCATCGAGCACGTCGAGATCCACGTCTTCGTTCTCGATGACGACTTTGACCTCGATCGACTCGAGGAGATCATGAGTGACGAAGCCATTGATGATGTCGACGAAGAGGAGGACGTTGACGACGTAGATGAGGAAGAGGAGGACGTTGACGAGGTCGACGAGGAAGAAGACTACGCTGACGAGGAAGAAGACGACGTTGACGAGGTTGACGAAGAGGAAGAGGACGTTGACGACGAAGACGAGGTCGAAGATGACGTTGACGAGGTAGACGAAGAAGAAGACGCCGATGAGGTTGACGAAGAGGAAGAGGACGTTGACGACGAAGACGAGGTCGAAGATGACGAACTCGAGTCCTTCACCGTCGAAAACCTCGAGGCACCGGAGAACGCGGCGGTCGGTGACACGATCATGGTCAACGCGACCATCTCGAACCCGAACGATGAGGAAGCCACCCAGGACGTGCAGTTTCGACTCGAGGGTGACCTCGTCGAGTCACAGTCGATGACGCTCGACGCGGGTGCCAGCGAAACCGTCGAATTCGAAATCGACACCACAGACGTTCCGGCCGGTGAGTACGTCCACATGATCCTGACGGACGCGTTCGGTGAGGTCGACTTCATCGAGCTGACGGACGAGATGGAGGATGACGAAACCGATGACGACGAGGTAGACGACGAAGAAACGGATGACGAAGAAACCGATGAGGACGAGATAGACGACGACGAGACAACGGATGAAGAAGACACGGACGATGACGATACCGACACGGACAACACGTCCGACCGAGTCGCCATCGTCCTGAGCGGACTGGTCTGA
- a CDS encoding DUF1616 domain-containing protein, which translates to MSLTTRTQNTVDAVFRYPSDLAIVSLTAVVAYWLVITLPSGSNIRLVAALAFVAFLPGYALVSVLFPVAARARAVGSQSMSENRPGGIDVVERVALGLGLSIAIVPMIVLVLPLTEWGLEIGSVVGALALVTLVLAQLGVIRRLRVPESDRFSVSLTAFRNRLSHAVGTGTTRASAVVLAITVIAAIGMLLYAFAAPMAAGGFTQLGIYTAHDDDELVADMPSTVAPGSEIPITFQIHNNEGQEMEYTLVMQEQVVEDGEVVERITHREVTVISRSTDAGQITAERTVTPVSEDGETVRIAVMLFEDDAPATPSMEDAMEYTYFWVTIETPPDAPGSADSDSTDEPGEEGGDETDDDSVDGDDDSAGTDDDTDTADDDDSDDTVSDDDDSDDSDDDDDSDDTDDDDDSDDSDDTDDADDTDDSDDSDDADDTDDSDD; encoded by the coding sequence ATGAGTCTCACCACCAGGACACAGAATACCGTCGACGCGGTGTTTCGGTACCCAAGCGACCTCGCGATCGTTTCGCTCACAGCCGTCGTCGCTTACTGGCTCGTGATAACCCTGCCGTCCGGCAGCAACATTCGACTGGTCGCGGCGCTCGCATTCGTCGCCTTCCTCCCCGGCTACGCGCTCGTCTCCGTGCTCTTTCCGGTCGCAGCCCGGGCACGAGCCGTCGGCTCGCAGTCGATGAGCGAAAACCGCCCCGGCGGGATTGACGTCGTCGAACGCGTCGCCCTGGGCCTCGGCCTGTCCATCGCCATCGTCCCGATGATCGTCCTCGTGCTCCCGCTGACAGAGTGGGGACTCGAGATAGGGTCGGTCGTCGGCGCACTCGCGCTCGTGACGCTCGTACTGGCCCAGCTTGGCGTGATTCGGCGACTCAGAGTGCCCGAGTCCGATCGGTTCTCCGTTTCGCTGACTGCGTTCAGAAATCGTCTCTCCCACGCCGTCGGAACTGGGACGACCCGGGCCTCGGCGGTTGTGCTGGCGATTACGGTTATCGCCGCCATCGGGATGCTCCTGTACGCGTTCGCAGCGCCGATGGCCGCCGGCGGGTTCACCCAGCTTGGGATTTATACGGCCCACGACGACGACGAACTCGTCGCGGATATGCCATCGACGGTCGCTCCGGGAAGCGAGATTCCAATCACGTTCCAGATCCACAACAACGAAGGCCAGGAGATGGAGTATACGCTCGTGATGCAAGAGCAGGTGGTCGAAGATGGCGAGGTCGTCGAGCGGATTACCCATCGGGAGGTGACGGTGATCAGCCGGTCGACGGACGCCGGGCAGATCACCGCCGAGCGAACGGTGACGCCGGTTTCAGAGGACGGTGAGACCGTCCGTATTGCCGTCATGTTGTTCGAAGACGACGCACCTGCCACCCCGTCGATGGAGGACGCCATGGAGTACACGTACTTCTGGGTCACGATAGAGACGCCGCCGGACGCGCCGGGTAGTGCGGACTCGGACTCGACGGATGAACCGGGTGAGGAAGGAGGCGATGAAACGGATGACGATAGTGTCGATGGTGACGACGATAGCGCTGGTACTGACGACGATACGGACACGGCGGATGACGATGATAGTGACGATACTGTGTCCGATGATGACGACAGTGACGACAGCGACGATGATGATGACAGCGACGACACCGACGATGATGATGACAGCGACGACAGCGACGACACCGACGATGCGGATGACACCGATGACAGCGACGACAGCGACGATGCAGATGACACCGACGACAGCGACGATTAG